In the Periophthalmus magnuspinnatus isolate fPerMag1 chromosome 4, fPerMag1.2.pri, whole genome shotgun sequence genome, one interval contains:
- the creb3l3a gene encoding cyclic AMP-responsive element-binding protein 3-like protein 3-A translates to MDPNPYQGCDGIELLDWLFDQNNGILRHEETAHHGNHHSWHMQDPSMLQPSDQTDEEFLTALLSGSDSVPGSPLWSPSHSDSGISEDPHSDHMDSPLRAESPPGGEMQYYSHDIHTKAALKANVVNGWDQSFPNGGLGITQYPPDVNRSQISSGTALTVKDLLLSGTPDPLPQPSQQSIQELVLNEDERKLLAKEGVTLPSQLPLTKYEERILKKIRRKIRNKQSAQESRKKKKEYIDGLESRMATCNAHNQELQRKVSQLEKCNMSLMEQLRRLQALVMNTSNKPAQAGTCVLVLVLSFSLILFPSLKTFSSTKVTEGDFSPVRIQSRSLQNLQASRVLHVTDPQYTMEDELESVLPRRRFHGDEPLDHVNSLMEKLSMHNNDERHPEPISLNSTGEEGHFHVDPITGHIATVTLDPHRPTRLRPHADDM, encoded by the exons ATGGACCCTAACCCATATCAG GGTTGTGATGGTATTGAGTTGCTCGACTGGCTCTTTGACCAGAACAATGGGATCCTCCGTCATGAAGAAACTGCTCACCATGGAAACCACCATAGTTGGCACATGCAGGACCCAAGT ATGCTGCAGCCTTCTGACCAGACCGATGAAGAATTCCTCACTGCTCTtctcagtggatctgactccGTCCCGGGCTCCCCTCTCTGGTCGCCCTCCCACAGTGATAGTGGCATCAGTGAAGACCCACATTCGGACCACATGGACAGTCCTCTGAGAGCTGAGAGTCCCCCTGGTGGAGAAATGCAGTATTACAGTCATGACATACATACCAAAGCAGCCCTGAAAGCAAATGTAGTCA ATGGCTGGGACCAGAGTTTCCCAAATGGAGGACTAGGAATTACACAGTACCCTCCTGATGTCAACAGAAGCCAGATATCCTCCGGCACTGCTCTCACTGTCAAGGACCTCCTGCTATCAGGCACTCCGGATCCA CTCCCGCAGCCCTCGCAACAATCCATTCAGGAGTTGGTTCTCAACGAAGATGAAAGGAAACTGCTCGCAAAGGAGGGGGTGACTCTGCCCAGCCAACTACCACTGACAAAG TATGAGGAAAGAATTCTGAAGAAAATACGCAGAAAAATACGCAATAAGCAGTCTGCACAGGAGAGCcgcaagaagaagaaggagtaCATAGATGGACTGGAGAGCAG aaTGGCTACCTGCAATGCACATAACCAGGAGCTTCAACGAAAAGTTTCCCAACTTGAAAAATGCAACAT GTCTCTGATGGAACAGCTGCGCAGACTGCAGGCACTGGTTATGAACACATCGAACAAGCCAGCCCAGGCGGGAACATGTGTTTTG GTGCTCGTGCTGTCCTTCTCCCTAATCCTGTTTCCTAGCCTCAAGACATTTTCCTCTACCAAGGTCACAGAAGGGGACTTCAGTCCAGTCAGAA TCCAGTCACGGTCCCTCCAGAATCTGCAGGCATCTCGTGTGCTGCACGTCACTGACCCACAATACACCATGGAAGATGAATTGGAGTCTGTTCTACCACGTcgccgtttccatggagacgagccacTGGACCACGTCAACTCTTTGATGGAAAAACTAAGCATGCACAACAATGATGAGCGCCACCCAGAGCCTATCTCCCTGAACAGCACAGGTGAGGAAGGTCATTTCCACGTGGACCCTATCACCGGCCACATAGCCACCGTGACTCTGGACCCACATCGCCCCACCAGGCTGCGACCTCACGCTGACGACATGTGA